The window TGAGCGAAAGGAGATAAAAGGCTCGTTTTGGGCAAAACCATAGAGAGAGGAGGGCTAGCTTATCGCTAGAGATAGGGTGGAAAAAACCGAACCGGCATATCTGTTTGACCCCCTGAATTTTTGTGATGAGCCACCTAGCCTCGCAAAGGAGTCGTGTGTTTCTGGAATTGAGACAAGGAGTTTAAAGTGAGTAATCTGCTGCCCATATATTACCAGATTAAACAAACGATAAAGGACTGGATCATAAGCGGAGAGTTCCAACCCGGTGAAAGAATTCCTTCCGAGAATGTTTTGGCGGAACGGTTCAAGGTCTCGAGGCCTACTCTTCGACAAGCTATTTCTCAACTTGTCCAGGAGGGCCTATTACAGAGCAAACGAGGCTATGGCAATATAGTAAGCCCAGCCGGGGATTCCAAGAACAGCCTGACTCTCGAATCAATCGGCTACGTGGCCGAGATCTTTCGCCAAGTCCAACGATCGACAACCAAATCGCTTAAGATCACACGTATTCTGCCACCGCGGATTGTTAAAGAAAGCCTCGGGATGAACTCAAGCGATGAAGAAGTAGTTCGCATCGAACGGGTCAGATTCCTTGCGGATTCCCCATCGAGTCACGTAGTGAACTATCTTCCCTTGGAGATCGGCAACAGGATTACCGAAGAGAGTTTGTTCACGAAACCCCTTGTCCAGGTGCTCGGCGACGATCTTGGTATTCCTTTCAAAGAGACGTTCCAGACGATCACGGCTACTTTTGCCAATCACGAAGTGGCTCAGGAATTGAGGATCCCGTCCGGTTCACCGATGCTGCAGATCGAAAGGATCATGTATACCCTGAGACGGAAACCGATCTTGTTTAGCCAGATTCTATACAGGGGCGATATGTTCAAGTATATTGTCCGGTTCAAGAATGTGAGGCAAAGGAACGGGAAACCGGGCGGCGGCGAAATATCTACTGTGGCGTGAGAAGCTTCAATGGGTATGCAACCAGGACGAAACGCAGCTTTACGGCCAATTGAAGGAAAAAGGTCGAGAAGCAGTAAGTGGAAAAGACACAGGAAGGAGGGGTTATGCATGCGAAGCTGAGATTAAAGGCCACATTGGTCGTCGTATTCCTGGTTCTTTTTGTTTCAACCACGTTTTCCGCGACGCCAAAGCCGGAGGGAGTGCTGACCGCAGCAATACCAACCTTGGCGGAAGAAGGTTTCCTGCCAGACAGGTGCAGTGCGACGGCAGCAGCCCTTTGGGAGTCGGTCTATGATTTTCTTATTTACGCTGATAGTAGGACCCAGAAACCCATACCGGGATTGGCTGAACGGTGGGAATATTCCAAGGACTATAAAACGTTAACATTTCACATCAGAAAAGGTATCCAGTTTCATGATGGCTGGGGTGAGGTGACAGCGGAAGACGTAAAATTTTCTATAGAGTTAAATATGCGGCCGACATCATTAAACATCGTCGGGTCCGAATTGAGGAAGATCGTAAGAACTATAGAAGTGCCGAATCGATATACGGTCGTTCTGCAATTGAGGGAGCCCGACCCCGTCCTTTGGCTCAGCTTCTGCACTGCCGATAATCCCTCGTTCCCGGTGCTCTGTAAGAAATATGTCGAAACCGTGGGTGAGGAAAAAGCGAACCGGCGACCTATTGGATCTGGTCCTTACCGTCTCGTTGAGCAGAAATCCGGCGATTACACAAAGTTTGAAGCCTACGATACCCACTGGCTTGTGGTTCCTGAATTTAAATACCTTGTGCTGCGCATCGTACCGGAAGACAGCACCAGGGTGGCGATGCTCAAAACTGGCCAAGTAGACATTGCTCATAACATCACCATAGATTTAGCCAAAGAAGTTGAAAAGGTAGGTTTTAGGGTCGTTGTGGCCCATAATGCCGAGATAGTCTTTTTACCGTTCGGAGGCATGCTCCTTCCGGAGGACAAACGGTATGTAGAGGGATATCACAGGAAGGACCCCTGGAAAGACATCCGGGTTAGAGAGGCCATGAACATTGCGCTTGACCGGAAAAGCATAATCAAGGCGGTCTACGGCGATACAGCCACAGTTGCGCCCATCTGGATACCGTTGACCGGCTGGGACAAACTTGCACCCATTCCCTACGATCCGCAGAGAGCAAAAAAGCTGCTCGCCGAGGCTGGTTACCCTTCCGGGTTCGCCTTTAAGGTGCTAACCCATCCGAAACGTCCGGAACTACCTCTCCTCGCCCAGGCTGCTGCAGGTTACTGGGACGCGATAGGGCTGAAAGCGGAAATTGTGCCGGGCGACTACGCCCAGTGGCGGGACGTAAACAAAACCGGCAAAACCGCTGGGTGGCTCTGGACCCACGTACTCGGTGATTTTCCAGACTGGTCGCAGAGGCTATCTGGCTACGACTCTCCCGGAGCCTCGACGCCCCTTTGGTCAAGTGAAGAGACCACATTGGCCATCAGGAAGGTGCAGGCCGAGATGGATCCGCGAAAGCGGGATGCCGCCCTTCGAGAGCTTGGCAAGACTTATCGCGCGCTTTACTCTCAGATTCCGCTTGCCTTTGTACCGATGTTCCACGGTGTGGGAAAAATGGTCGGCGAATGGCGTCCGGGCCATACACTCCATCCCACGAACTTTGCATTTGTCCGCCATGCGAAACCGTTGAATACCTACAGGCTTTTCACGCCATAGTGGAGCGAGTTTAGCAGGGCTAAAGAACTTATAGCTGAAAGGCTATGGACATGGAAAAGGAGCTCTAAAACATGGGTCAGAACGAGAAACGAGAAGACTGGGCGGTGCTTCACGCTGTCGGAGATATTGCCCTCGCGCGGAGCGAATGGCGCTTGTGTTTGGCAGGTGTTGAGTCCTACCTCAGAACGGCGGACATCGGCTTCTTTAACTGCGAAGTACCCTACGCGGAAACAGGTTGTCCTGGCATGTTACCGCACGGTGCCCCAGGCCATCATCCCCGCGCAATGGCGGCCCTCCCCGCAGCTGGATTTAATGTTTGTACCTTTGCAAACAATCATACCATGGACTGGGGTCTCGATGCGATCGTCGAGTGTCGGACACGACTCGAAGCGATCGGTATTGCAGTCTGCGGGGCGGGGAAGAACATTCACGAGGCCCGAAAACCCGCTGTTGTCGAGAAGAAGGGTATAAAGGTCGCCTTTCTGGGATATAACTCAGTTGGTCCGAATTGGTCACTTGCGGAAGAAAATAAACCCGGCTGTGCCATGGTCCGAGCCCACACCTTGTACGAGCCTTATGATTATCAGCCCGGTACTACAGGGGTAAGGGCCGTTACTCGAGCATACCGTGAGGACCTGGATGCAATGGTGCAGGATATCAAAAAGGCGAAAGAGCAGGCTGATCTAGTCGTTATGACGGACCACTGGGGCGTCCACCATGAGCGTGCAGTTATCCCTGACTATGTATTCGAGGTGGGTCATGCTGCTATCGATGCGGGAGCGGATCTGGTGCTCGGGACGAGTACTCATATCCTGAAGGGCGTCGAGGTGTACAAGGGAAAAATCATCGTACACAGTCTGGCCAACTTTGCCCTTGAAACGAGACATATCGCCGAGCGTGAGGGCGACCGGGTTCTGACCCTTCGATCGCTTAAGACAATGAGAGAAAAAGCCACGGGACAACGCAGCCCGGACTCAAGCAAGACTGTCATTGCAAAGTGCTTATTATCTAAAGACAAGGTAGAGCGAGTCAGTTTTGTACCGGTCATGCTCGATAGTCACTGGGCGAGCCCGGAACTCTTGTCTCCCCGTGACCAACGGGTGCTGGAAGTCTTTGACTACATGGAAGCGATTACTAGGGAGGCCGACCTACCGACCACATTTTTCCGTGACGGTAACGAATTGGTTGTGTCTTTACCATGAATAAGATGACTATACCTTGCGTGACGCTCTATAACGGAGGATAGCATGGACATCATTTTCGAACTAGCTGAAAATATTGCCCGTACACAGTTCGATAATCTGCCGTACGAGGTCGTGGATGTGACCAAGAAATTTGTTCTCGACACGATAGGTAATGCCATCGCAGGCTCAGCTGCATCCGGGTCTTCGGAACTTGTCAGCCAGGTCAAGTCTTGGGGAGGAACTGAAGAGAGCACCGTCCTGACGTTTGGTGGGAGGTTGCCATCAATCCATGCTGCATTTGTGAACAGCTATATGACATTCGCACGGGATTTTGGCGACACTCATATGGCCGGTCGGTCGGGAGTCCATTGCAACGATACCGTGCTGCCAGCATCGCTCGCAATTGCCGAGCAGGAGAAAAAAAGTGGAAAGGACTTCATAACGGCCTTGGCTCTCGGAATCGATCTTGAAGCCCGTCTCGGCATGTCAGTGGATTTCTTCCGTGGCTGGCATACTACTTCCATCTTGGGAGGCTTTGGTGCGGCCGCTTCGGCGGGGAAATTGCTGGGCCTTGACAAGGAGCGCTTGGTCGACGCGTTGGGAATTGCTTACAGCCAGACCCACGGGAACAGGCAGGGGCGCCAAGACGGGGCCGCAAGCAGGAGGCTGCAGGTGGCGTTCGCATCCAAAGCAGGGACGTATTCAGCCCTCCTCGCCAGGGCAGGATTTACGGGCGCCCGAAATATTCTGGAAGGTCAGTGGGGTTTCTACCGTCTCTACAGAGATCCGGCAGTTCCTTTCGATAACGAGACAAGTAAAAAAATCCTGTGTGACGAGTTGGGAAAACGGTTCGAAATTGTCAACCTTGCAGTGAAACCATACCCTTCTTGCGGCGGAACTCACGGCCCAATAGACGCGGCGCTTCAACTTGCGGCGAAAGAACGCTTGGAACCTTCAAATGTGGAGACTGTGACAGTTCACGTCTCAACCACGGTAAAAGAGATTGTTGGTGCCCCGTTCGCGATCAGGGTCAACCCGCAACTTGACGCCCAGTTTAGCATTCCTTACACCGTGGCCGTCGCCCTGGTTAAGGGTAAGGTTACGCTAAAGGACTTTGAGCCCGGCGAAATCAGAGGAAACGCTCGTGTGCTCGAGATGGCAGCAAAGATAAGAGTGGAGGTAGACGAGAAGATACAGTACTTCAAGGGAAAAGGGACCTTGGCTCGAGTGGAGGTCCTCACCAAAGATGGCAAGAAATATTCCAATGAAATAGAAGTTGTGAAAGGCTACCCTCAGAACCCAATGGGTTTCGACGAGGTTGCCGAGAAGTTCCGGCAGTCTGTTGAATACTCGGCAAAGGCCTTGAGGAGGGAACAATTGGAGACTTTGATTGGTTTGATCGCAGAACTTGAGAGAGTCCGCGATGTCTGCGAACTGACAGCGCTGGTCCAATAGCCTGATGGCTGCGGACCTGACGATAGCCGGAAATCGGAAAGGAGGCATATTATGGTAACGACGGTCCAGATTGACGAGATCAACAAGGTAAAGGTACTTACGGACAGGGTAAAGATGAGAAGAGAGGAGTTCATGTCGGCCACTCCTCATCTCGATGCGGAGCGTAGCCACCTGATGACGGAATCGTGGAAGGAAACAGAGGGGGAGCCCCTGGATCTCCGAAGGGCGAAGGCCTTCAAGAGCGTGATG of the Syntrophorhabdaceae bacterium genome contains:
- a CDS encoding GntR family transcriptional regulator, whose amino-acid sequence is MSNLLPIYYQIKQTIKDWIISGEFQPGERIPSENVLAERFKVSRPTLRQAISQLVQEGLLQSKRGYGNIVSPAGDSKNSLTLESIGYVAEIFRQVQRSTTKSLKITRILPPRIVKESLGMNSSDEEVVRIERVRFLADSPSSHVVNYLPLEIGNRITEESLFTKPLVQVLGDDLGIPFKETFQTITATFANHEVAQELRIPSGSPMLQIERIMYTLRRKPILFSQILYRGDMFKYIVRFKNVRQRNGKPGGGEISTVA
- a CDS encoding ABC transporter substrate-binding protein — protein: MHAKLRLKATLVVVFLVLFVSTTFSATPKPEGVLTAAIPTLAEEGFLPDRCSATAAALWESVYDFLIYADSRTQKPIPGLAERWEYSKDYKTLTFHIRKGIQFHDGWGEVTAEDVKFSIELNMRPTSLNIVGSELRKIVRTIEVPNRYTVVLQLREPDPVLWLSFCTADNPSFPVLCKKYVETVGEEKANRRPIGSGPYRLVEQKSGDYTKFEAYDTHWLVVPEFKYLVLRIVPEDSTRVAMLKTGQVDIAHNITIDLAKEVEKVGFRVVVAHNAEIVFLPFGGMLLPEDKRYVEGYHRKDPWKDIRVREAMNIALDRKSIIKAVYGDTATVAPIWIPLTGWDKLAPIPYDPQRAKKLLAEAGYPSGFAFKVLTHPKRPELPLLAQAAAGYWDAIGLKAEIVPGDYAQWRDVNKTGKTAGWLWTHVLGDFPDWSQRLSGYDSPGASTPLWSSEETTLAIRKVQAEMDPRKRDAALRELGKTYRALYSQIPLAFVPMFHGVGKMVGEWRPGHTLHPTNFAFVRHAKPLNTYRLFTP
- a CDS encoding CapA family protein, whose translation is MGQNEKREDWAVLHAVGDIALARSEWRLCLAGVESYLRTADIGFFNCEVPYAETGCPGMLPHGAPGHHPRAMAALPAAGFNVCTFANNHTMDWGLDAIVECRTRLEAIGIAVCGAGKNIHEARKPAVVEKKGIKVAFLGYNSVGPNWSLAEENKPGCAMVRAHTLYEPYDYQPGTTGVRAVTRAYREDLDAMVQDIKKAKEQADLVVMTDHWGVHHERAVIPDYVFEVGHAAIDAGADLVLGTSTHILKGVEVYKGKIIVHSLANFALETRHIAEREGDRVLTLRSLKTMREKATGQRSPDSSKTVIAKCLLSKDKVERVSFVPVMLDSHWASPELLSPRDQRVLEVFDYMEAITREADLPTTFFRDGNELVVSLP
- a CDS encoding MmgE/PrpD family protein; the encoded protein is MDIIFELAENIARTQFDNLPYEVVDVTKKFVLDTIGNAIAGSAASGSSELVSQVKSWGGTEESTVLTFGGRLPSIHAAFVNSYMTFARDFGDTHMAGRSGVHCNDTVLPASLAIAEQEKKSGKDFITALALGIDLEARLGMSVDFFRGWHTTSILGGFGAAASAGKLLGLDKERLVDALGIAYSQTHGNRQGRQDGAASRRLQVAFASKAGTYSALLARAGFTGARNILEGQWGFYRLYRDPAVPFDNETSKKILCDELGKRFEIVNLAVKPYPSCGGTHGPIDAALQLAAKERLEPSNVETVTVHVSTTVKEIVGAPFAIRVNPQLDAQFSIPYTVAVALVKGKVTLKDFEPGEIRGNARVLEMAAKIRVEVDEKIQYFKGKGTLARVEVLTKDGKKYSNEIEVVKGYPQNPMGFDEVAEKFRQSVEYSAKALRREQLETLIGLIAELERVRDVCELTALVQ